The DNA region TTTGAATCACAATAGAACCATAAGTTTTGGAAACCATGAGTTTTTGATGTATTTTTAGAACTAGGATAGTGATTTTGTGAAGTTATGCCAAAATCTGAGTTTTTATGAGCTTCACAAATTTTATCCAGCATATGAAGATTGTTCAATGAGTTTGGATACAACAAATGTGATCAAATCAAATTTTGGGGGTGTGACTTGTTGAATTTGTATGTGGAATGGAATGTGAATTGGATTATGTGCTTTTGATTCTAACAATCTGCAATTGAGACTTGACACAGGTCCAAAATAGTGTTTTTCATGCATAGGGAGGAATGGAAAGCAAGGATGGTAAGTATTGCAAAATCTGAGGTATGAGGTTGTGTTAAAATAGAAGAAAATCATGTCTTTAAATGAAATTGCTGCATAATTATGCAGGTTGCTCTCCAAGACCTttgaattttctcatgttcaatgTTAGTTTAGTATATTTATGCATTGTGTTTTGTGTATTGTTGTTTTGGTTTGTTAAATTTCAAGTTTGGTTTGATTTTAGCTCTTTGCAGCTCTTGaggtttcagtttttagttttatgAACTGAGTTTTTGGTCTTGTGGATTCAACGTCTAAATGCTAGATTTTAAGATTTCTACAAGTTTTCCTTGATGATTATATCATGTTCAATCAAGTTTGGGGTAAATTTTTAGCATGGATTGGTTTTTGGGGTATGCAGTTGTGAAATACTTGAGAAATTCCCTTGAATCCTGTCAAATCTGCATAATTCTCTTGTAGTTTGCTCAAGCCAACATACAGTTCGCTCAAGCCAACACTTATCAACCCCTAGGCGAACTTGACTTCACGATTCTGGAAAAACTTGGCTTGAGCGAACTCTAAGCCAACACAACTTTGCTCAAGCGACCAAAACTTTGCTCAAGCCAAGTACTTGCCCAGAAAATGCATCTTCCACTGGAAAAGGTTGGCTCAAGCGATGCTTAAGCGAAATACATACTCAAAAACattgttttgagttttgaagtGCTACAAAGGGTGttgtttgaaattttattaTGCTTAAGCTCATAATTTGATTATTCTTACCTCTCTTTTGTGTTCTAACGTGGTTTTAAGTGACTTGAAGGCAGGTTCATGATAATATTTACATTTGGCTTGAGGACAGTCCTAATCTCTTGGAGGGGGTGAGAGCTTTGATGAACAACCTTGGATTAAATGCAAAGCATCATGAGGGAGTACTTTTTgttcttctttcttttattttcaatatcTTATTAGCATTTTGGTATATACATAAATTAAAACTTTCTGTAGTCATTGATATCTGACTGATTTCATAGGGCATGGTTGATGAAATATCAACTAAATTGCATTATATGTGTTAAAATGTGAATTAAATTGTTTGATTCCCTGATTTAATTGGTGTTTGCACTCAGAGATAGCATGATTTGATATGATTGTATGATTCACATGAAATTCATAGGCATAACatgaaattttttgaaaatcagGGAATGCTTTGAATCCAAACCAATGTGAGGGAGTGTTCCTAAACACATGTGAGCTGAGAGATTCCTCATTGTGTTGCATGATTGGTTTTGTTTGAGTCTCCGATTATCATTGTTGTATGCAATTTCCTGGAAATGATCAAGGCATATTTTGTTCGTTATATACAACCACTTAGCCATATAACCTACCATTTACATTTTAATTCCATTGTTAGCCCCTTTGAGCCTGGAGAAGAATATTTTTGTGATTTGTTCGTGTTTATAACCTTGAgccttaaaagaaaaacaatgatcTCACCAAAGTTGAATGGGTTAAGAGAGCACATGTTCAAGATATGGTTGTATTCAAGTTGGGGGGAGAAGAATAAGAGTGTTATTCTTGTGTGGTTTGTGTATCAATCTGTTTGTACATACTTGAAAGTGAAAAAAAAGATGAGAAAGGAGAAAAagagaattaaaaagaaaaaaaaaagagagattgatgaaaagggtgaaaagaaaacaaaatggtGAATGAGAGAGTTGGTTAAAGCAAAAGAGTGATCTTTATCATTTATGATTGGTTTAAAGTGTGATTGCTCTCTTAGCTTGTTGAGTATCTTGCATATCCAGAAAAACCAAATTTCTTTGAAGCCTAACCACATTACAACCCTCAAAGACCTTAGAGATCCTTGATTGAACATGCAGCCTTGATAATTGCGGAGACGGGTAACAAAATTTATTTATGTGATTCAGTGAGTGAAATGAGTGAAACACTCGCCTTACTTTGAACATAATGAAATGCTGAGTGAATGAGTATCCCTGGTTGGAAAGGAATGAATTGTATGTTTATTGATTTTCATAGTGGATGTGCATTTGTATCAttgttgtgtttttcttttgtggGCATATCATTTCTAATTTTGGATCCTTCAATTTAAAATCTTAAGAAATCTTGCAATTTGAGCTTTTGAGGATTCAAAGACCATGCCTGTTGAATGAAAGTCAtgaccttttgtttgaggacaaacaaagtgttaagttggggggagttgataagtgcaATTTTTACGTGTTTTTCATTATCATTATAGACACTTATTTGACTAGTATGCTTGCATTGTTGATCATTTTATCCCCAAAGTAGCTTGCTTAGAAAATATTTAGTTTTAGcataaaaataatgtaaatattATGCTTTTAATATTTAATGTCTTAATTTTGATGTAGGAGTAAGATGATCACTTAAAGAAGGCTTGAATCTTGAGCAAGAAAATAAAGTGAGGAAAGTTGGCTCAAATTTAGCTTGAGCGGACTGGAAACAGAGCTGAAAAATAAGCAAAGGAAAGAGTTCGCTCAAAAGTTGGCTCAAGCCACCACTTTACAGTAGATTTTCAGCATAGTTCGCTTGAGCCAACTTGAGTTAGCTTGAGCGGACTGAAGGCGGTCTTAACTACTTCAGCATGAAGAAAGGTTCGCTCGAGCCAACTTAGCTTGGCTTGAGCTAACTAGGGTCTGCCAGAAATTCTATAAAAGGCAGATCACGAAATCTCTTCCATCTCTCTTCCATTTTTTCCTCCCTAAACATTCATAGGAGGCTGGGCTTCATGGGGGAAGGGTCTCTGGGTCTAGGATTGAAAGATTGAAGCTCCGGAGCGTGGCGGCGACCGCCGAAGGACCGTGACAACCTCTCGGAGGCgatggaaagcttgggaaagcttcTATCGCCGTAGATCCTTCGTCGTTCTTCtgggtttcatctcttcttccttatcccttgtacatgttgtttctatttttgtatttagatTATTGAAACTTGATTCTTTGATTTGTTATAAACTCTTTTCATGAATGTAAATGAtaatctttcatgtatggtgtttctttctatgcttcatgcttctaaccaatcaattgataatcaaaagagttcactaatttataaatagatcggAAGGTTGATATGAATTAGTGTATGCTTAGTTCAATGAAGGTAGaacacctatgtcttaggtcacaaTTTGTGTGTTAAAGTTTTGCTTTATGTGCTTCAAGTATCAGTTATTTGCGTTAGATTTCCGaggactagcatgagatcgggagataaATGCAggtccggttcaagagagaaaccactcacTGAACCAATTGTCTTAAGGTGAGAATATCTTAGGTAAGAGCAATGGTGGActtccacgtgacaggtggggttctgagttctaacaggagtttccgggTGAGAACGGAGATTCGCAAGCCTAGGATACCTTGTATTAGGATAGATTGgtcattgggaatgtctttgagagagaacttgagttatattattccttttgggttttctagatggtaagggattacgtctaggaattccaactgatagattcacctaggctagggatagttaggtggatagctctcggcatcataagtgaaatgaaccattacataagtgtttgagttgaaaacAATCAAAGGACTAGGTGACGACATATCtaaatacattttcttctttgttacctcagtaaaccttcttttactgttttcttttatattcaaaatcacaaaaacaatttatcaaacatctttgtatccgctcagatcaatgtttaactggtggaagtaatgttcacacaatccctgaggacgataaacccgtatctgctttgctatgattgaatcataagggTTTAGTTCCAAAGCAGTACTAacaaggaaaaaacctttatcaactATAGATATAAAATTGATCATGGGGTGGGTCTTGCAATGGCACTAGTTATATTACTTTACTCCTTTGGCCAAAGCAGAAGTGATATAAGGTATAGGCATGGGGACATAATATTTAGGCATCCAATACACTGTTTCCTGACTTGTTAAAGGAGGTTTTAGCCTTCTAAGGTGGGCAAAGTGAAtcatttgaaaactaaaataaggGCTCATTCCAAACCCCATTATCATTTCCTATACGGTGCACGTTtgaaaatccttctacaattgattttacaattaaaaatcaattatgtGGAAAAGCTTCTCTGATTAGATCCAAGAGTTGATTATAGAAAGAGAAATTGAAGCAAAGCATGCTAATAAGATTTTTAGCAAGCAAGTTGGAGGGAAATGATGTGTAGGTAGGTAACATGTTGTCTGTTGTATGAGTACATGCAAGCTCACCTCAACAGATAGCCAAACTCAGCCTTTATCCAATACAATAAAAAAATGACATGAAgttccaaaagaaaataaaaagcacAAAATATATATGTAATAGTTTTTTTATAACCCTTTCCTAGCTGGAGGGGTACCATTTTGCGTTCACCTTAAGATAATGCTTGTACTTCTTCTTTGAAAGACGATACGTCTCAGCATCCAGATGTCTCTGACATTTAAAGCAGAACCATAATCATTCACTTATGGCTGAATTGCCTGTTTCATGATACAGTCATTGGCATGCTATCTTCACCTCTTATTCTGTGTTCCTTTCTGTATTACATAATGTCATAAATGACATAATGTCCTCTTATAGGGATAGATTTTGATAATGAATGACATAATGTCCTCGTCATTTTAGTATATACTAGCCCATGATGACTAATCACTTATCTTTCTTGGAATTGCAAGGTATTTTTGAATTGACCCCAAGTTACTTGTTTGTTTTAAGAAGAAAGCCTGAAGAGAAACCAAAATGTCATGTTTAGATGTCAGAACCATACTAAGTGTGGGGTCTACTATACAGCAGATAAGAGTTGTGGAATTTACACTAATAAGCATCCACCCTTGAATACAACATAAAATAAATTGATGACCACGATGATGCATTTGACACCAGATCACCAGTAGCTTAAAAATGCCATGATGTATTAAAATTCCAGAACAATCCTCATTCTTGCAAACACTGACATTGCTTGTATCTTCGCCTAATAATATGAGTTTTTGAGGTAGTTAGTTCATGACATTGTTGTAAGTTGTAACAGAATTTTTATGACAAAGTTCTAGAGTTCAATTCTCACTACCCTTCATTATTCGAATacaaagttgaatttcagcaaaCACCTTTCTCAATtgtaatatattaatattactAGATGTCCTTTCTGAATGTCCTTTGTTTTTGTGTAGTATAACACTATAACTGTATAAGTAACAGATTTCTAGTGAGATTGAGTACAGTGAAGTTGAAAGTTTCAGCTCAAGAGCATCTCAATTTTGTCCACGGTGAATCATGACAGTGGAGCTTTGGTCTATAGATCAAACCACTTGGATTCTTGCAAGTTTCTTTTCCTGTTCAGCTGTATTATCTGGCTGGCTTTTACAATCACTCCACTTTACTAAACAGGATCCTTTACAGCAATAAGTCTGTCTGAAACTCAGTATCATAATGATAAGGAGATGCAATCAGAGGAAGCAGATCACATGGAACAGAAATCATCACAAGGATCTAAATAGCTATTTTCTTGGATAACTGTTCTTCTAGCTATCTGACTCTCTCTTTGGATTTTATTGCTATTtctgtttgaaattttttatattgGGCTAAACAAAAGGCATGTCCAATCTCCTAACCCACTTGCCCATGGCAATGATCATGGGCCAGAGAACTTCACAAAATTGCATTAATGTATTTAACTTTACATATCACCTACATCTATGATCTATCCAAAGTATATATCTAACTTTTGTGTTCATGTAAAGGCTTTGTTGGCTCAACAACAGTCCTTAAATCCCCTGTGTGGTGGTTAATTTACTAGGATACAAATCTATATACTTCATACATACTTGGTTTCAGATAGAGTGAATCAATTTTGAATCCACAAATATCATGACTCAGACACAACATACCCCAACTACATACATAATTACAAAAGTTGTATTCCAGTTAAGAAGAAACTCGTGAACATACAAAGCACACACAGATTTGAGATACAAAAGCTGAATAATAAATGAAAAGCTTCTTCCATTTCCAATTGCCATGCTTATTATTAACTTTTCTCTTTACACCACCCCTTAAAGCCATCTATCCAACCCCACCACCACTCCACCAGCAACCATCTAATCAATGCGAAAAGAACTGCCCACCATTAAATTTGGTCCCTTTCATGGCTTGAACCCGCTAACATGTCTGGTTTAACGATTTGCACATAATTCAAGCCACATTTACTCATAAGTCATCAACATATTTAGAAATGCATTGAGAAATCACATTTAAATTCCACATCAATTATAACAATGAGTCATGTGAGTAGTCTATGCATTAGAGTTGATTCTAAATAAAAAGAAGTTGATCCATACATGTATTAAGACATGTAAATTCTAATTAGAAGTCATTCACTGTCTAACTAAGCATGCTATTATTCAAAGAAAAAAGATAACCACATTATTATTATCAACCCTTACATTTTATGTATGGCTCTTATACATAATACAATTCCCATTCCTCAGGTACAACGGCATTACCTCATGTATGGCCTTCCACTTTAAGCATGCCAAAGATCATTATATCATGGGCTGCTTAATAATCATTGTGAGTTTGTGACTTATTCTTCTGCATCACATGTTTATAATTAACTTCCACTATTTAATTTGATGCACTTCATGATTGTATAAGATATAAGAAGTCACACATCAGTCATTAAGCAACCTTATTTCTTAAAGGAAATTAAATATGGGTGGATTAAAAATAGCACAGGAAACTATTCATAGCACGCATATGTCAAAggtgtatatatattttaattttaatgtatCTGGGACCATTCCATGACTGATGCCATATATTGCAATTGAACCTACTTTTAGACCATACTGATTGGTGAAGGAACCATTAAAACATCGTTTGGCAAATCCAAAGTAACTTAAATCCCAAGAGTGCTTCTGAACCATCAAAGGGTCACATTACAAGTCATGCACTGTTGCCGAATATACTCAATTTTGATTTTAAAGAAACCCCAATTAGGTATGAAGTATGAATTCACCAAATTAAGTTGAAAAATAATACTGATAATAGAATCAATGACTAACTTGCAGTGTTAAATACACTCTCACACCTAAATTCTATAGTGTACATGATGAATGTCATATACCGGCCTAGACGACTAGGTACAAAATTACAATCACTTATTACTAAGTCATATGTCTTTCTGATCAATTGGCTAACAACAAAAGCTCAGCTATTAGAACCATGATCAAACTAACTCAACTAAGGCTAAACAGTTATATGTCATGCTCGCAAATTAACGACTAACTACCTCTAGATCATATTACAAGTATAAAAGGTTTGTCTTGCACCGTAAGTAACACAAATAACTCAATATTGCTCTTTTATTATGCTCTTCTAGACCTTGAGTTTCATAATGCCTTTTGCAAGTACTTGGTAAGATCACTTTCCTAATTCCTATCCTCACAGTTTTTCAGGGTTTAAAGGAAGCCTAAATAGAGATTTTGTAAAAATAAATGTATTCTAGAGTTAATGAAGATTACTCTTATTTCTAGAACGACTTATAGGACCGAATTAATGTCCACCACAAGTCCACAACATTAGATATGAACAGAATCAATAAAAAACTTTATGACCACACCAAGCATTTCATCCAAGTCAGCTATCTTGaactttcacttttttttttaataaatgaaaCCTCACTTGTTGATAGATTTTGTTATAGTTTAAATTACTTTTGTACAATTCTCAAAGGACTTAAATTACATTCCTGCCCTTTTTAATTCCAAACACTGCCTATAAATTGATTCCACTTATAGCATTTGGCACTTGGCTGTTGTAGGAAGCAAAGAATGAAAATGTGGTATAAGCTCAGAGTTTTCATGgcaaccttcttcttccttttcttaaCCCTCACATATGCAACCAGACTTGGCCCTGCTTCTTCCTCTGTAATTTCAAAAAGTAATCAACATGGGGTGAGTTAGTTTCATTaattatatcattttttttttcagaacttCTGCAATTATATGTGCATACACTTTTCTGTATccattataaataatatttgctCTTATATACTTGAAGGTTTTGGAAGAGGAAATGAACAGCATAGAGGAAGCTTGTCAAGACATTGGTGAAGATGAATGCTTGATGAGAAGAACTCTTGCAGCACACACAGACTATATCTATACACAGAAGCAAAAGCCATGAGATCAACTATTTATAGTAATCTTATGTACAAGACTAGAATCACAAGCATTAGCCTCTATATGCTGCTTTTGACAAGAGCTAGTTTAGTATAGTTATCTCTCTTTCACTTGTAGTTGCAGACAGGAGgtttaatttctctttttttttccaatttcataACCAATGTATATTGactttggtagaaataaagttggacttttatttttagttatccACAACAGTTTCCCAGGGTCTTAATAATCTTGAGATTAGGACTTTATACATACACTGGCATAATCTTACAATGGAACCTTGCATGATGAAGCATCATCATCAAGTTTTCTTATTGTTTGGCATAAAGCCAACAAAATGGATCGACAAGTCACTTTGATTTTCCAAAGTGAGTCGTAACTTTAGTGGGAAGCATAGTCACAGATATAAACTTCAAATTTTAGTATATCAAAGTTTCTTAGTTTACAATCCATCTTGAAGGTTAGCTTGTTTGGAACTAAGTTCTTATTGTTTGAAACAAATATATTGCAAG from Lotus japonicus ecotype B-129 chromosome 2, LjGifu_v1.2 includes:
- the LOC130735685 gene encoding phytosulfokines 3-like, with protein sequence MKMWYKLRVFMATFFFLFLTLTYATRLGPASSSVISKSNQHGVLEEEMNSIEEACQDIGEDECLMRRTLAAHTDYIYTQKQKP